The following coding sequences are from one Ammospiza nelsoni isolate bAmmNel1 chromosome 5, bAmmNel1.pri, whole genome shotgun sequence window:
- the ZCRB1 gene encoding zinc finger CCHC-type and RNA-binding motif-containing protein 1 has protein sequence MSGGLAPSKSTVYVSNLPFALTNNDLYRIFSKYGKVVKVTIMKDKDTRKSKGVAFILFLDKESAQNCSRALNNKQLFGRVIKASIAIDNGRAAEFIRRRNYFDKSKCYECGEAGHLSYACPKNMLGEREPPKKKEKKKRKKIVEPEEVEEEEESEEEGEDPALDSLSQAIAFQQAKIEEEQQRWTQTAGESSISDDSKRPRIKKSAYFSDEEELSD, from the exons ATGAGTGGTGGGTTGGCACCAAGCAAAAGCACAGTGTATGTGTCCAATTTACCCTTTGCTTTGACTAACAATGATCTGTACAGG atattttcaaaGTATGGGAAAGTTGTCAA AGTTACCATTATGAAAGACAAAGACACCAGAAAGAGCAAAGGAGTTGCCTTCATTTTGTTTTTGGATAAAGAATCTGCACAAAACTGTTCTCGGGCACTTAATAACAAGCAG TTGTTTGGAAGAGTAATAAAAGCAAGTATTGCCATTGATAATGGAAGAGCAGCAGAATTCATTCGCAGGCGTAACTACTTTGATAAATCTAAGTGTTACGAATGTGGG gAAGCAGGACACTTAAGTTATGCTTGTCCTAAAAATATGCTAGGAGAGCGggaaccaccaaaaaaaaaagaaaagaagaagagaaagaaaatagtgGAGCCAGAAGAAGT tgaggaggaagaagagagtGAAGAGGAAGGTGAAGACCCTGCTCTAGATAGCCTCAGCCAAGCCATAGCTTTTCAG CAAGCTAAAATTGAGGAAGAACAACAAAGATGGACACAGACTGCAGGGGAATCTTCCATTTCAGATGATTCAAAACGTCCACGGATTAAGAAAAGTGCTTATTTCAGTGATGAGGAAGAGCTTAGTGACTGA